The Daucus carota subsp. sativus chromosome 7, DH1 v3.0, whole genome shotgun sequence genome window below encodes:
- the LOC108196480 gene encoding probable serine/threonine-protein kinase PBL19 encodes MKCFPYLKEKIRSKQQRSAPELKTQNHSSTSNVSTSGRVTQSSSSTISSRGIPELFEEKAHNLRIFSYSELRRATNDFSRLLKIGEGGFGVVYKGTIKAVDGRGDRIVVAIKKLKQDGFQGHKEWISEVLFLSVVEHPNLVKLIGYCAVDGERGIQRLLVYEYMPNKSLGDHMFNKAYVALSWDKRLKIVLGAAQGLAYLHEELEVQVIYRDFKSSNVLLDEDFNPKLSDFGLAREGPTEGNTHVSTAVMGTHGYAAPDYIETGHLTSKSDVWSFGVVLYEILTGRQSFERNRPRAEQKLLDWVKKFPFDSKKFDLIMDPRLESQYSSPAARKIAKLADSCLMKSAKDRPTMSRVVEILKHIIQVSGEYDSSTETFVFSDDESVEQNKSPEEERVSKSAKRRMLHLATLGDHVNGLSKRGFMIMQRTKVPQKIASLQY; translated from the exons ATGAAGTGCTTCCCTTACCTCAAAGAAAAAATCAGAAGTAAGCAACAAAGATCAGCTCCTGAGCTGAAGACGCAAAATCATTCAAGCACTTCAAATGTTTCGACTTCCGGAAGAGTGACCCAATCTTCAAGTTCAACCATTTCTTCACGAGGCATACCCGAATTATTCGAAGAGAAGGCTCataatttgagaattttttCATATTCGGAGTTGAGGCGCGCTACTAATGATTTCAGTAGACTGCTAAAGATTGGGGAAGGCGGGTTTGGGGTGGTGTACAAGGGTACGATCAAGGCTGTTGATGGAAGGGGAGATCGTATTGTGGTTGCTATCAAGAAGCTTAAGCAGGATGGATTTCAG GGTCATAAAGAATGGATTTCAGAAGTTCTGTTTCTCAGTGTTGTGGAGCACCCTAATCTTGTAAAACTAATTGGATATTGTGCTGTTGATGGAGAAAGAGGAATCCAACGGCTACTTGTATATGAGTACATGCCAAACAAAAGCCTCGGAGACCATATGTTCAACAAGGCCTATGTGGCTCTTTCTTGGGATAAAAGGTTAAAGATTGTGCTAGGAGCTGCTCAGGGACTAGCCTATTTGCATGAAGAACTAGAAGTCCAG GTCATATATCGAGACTTCAAATCATCAAATGTGCTGTTGGATGAAGATTTTAATCCGAAGCTTTCTGATTTTGGACTTGCCCGGGAGGGGCCAACTGAAGGGAATACTCATGTCTCAACCGCT GTTATGGGAACACATGGTTATGCAGCGCCTGATTATATTGAAACAGGGCACCTTACAAGTAAAAGCGATGTCTGGAGTTTTGGCGTGGTCTTGTATGAGATATTGACTGGCAGACAGTCATTCGAAAGAAACCGACCTAGAGCAGAACAGAAACTCTTAGACTGGGTGAAAAAATTTCCATTTGATAGTAAGAAATTTGATTTGATAATGGACCCAAGACTTGAAAGTCAATACTCATCCCCTGCAGCTCGGAAGATTGCAAAATTAGCTGATAGTTGTTTAATGAAGAGCGCAAAAGATCGACCAACAATGAGCAGGGTGGTGGAAATTCTAAAGCACATCATCCAAGTTTCGGGTGAATATGATTCCTCTACCGAGACTTTTGTTTTCTCTGATGATGAATCAGTTGAGCAGAATAAATCACCAGAAGAGGAGAGAGTGTCAAAATCAGCGAAAAGGCGAATGCTACACCTGGCTACATTAGGTGACCATGTTAATGGACTGAGTAAAAGAGGATTTATGATCATGCAAAGAACCAAAGTACCGCAGAAAATTGCATCGTTGCAATATTAG
- the LOC108196479 gene encoding uncharacterized protein LOC108196479, with protein MASENKRHNTLKALPGSYKLWYAYLRRRLELVRNFPITHYEYKSLNNTFERALVTMHKMPRIWIMYLSTLTDQKLVTATRQCFDRALCALPVTQHGRVWEIYLAFVRQRGVPIETALRVYRRYLEYDPSQIEELIEFLVDSELWQEAAERLAGVLNDDTFCSIKGKTKHELWLELCDLLTQRANEISGLNVDGIIRGGIRRFTDEVGRLWISLADYYIRRKLLMKARDVFEEGMTMVMTVRDFSVFFDAYLQFEESMLALKMEDMSESEEEEGEGSMVEEEDDDEGDRLNVGDIKLKIKKLWLSDDRDLNLRLARLEDLMDRRPELANSVLLRQNPHNVEQWHRRVKIFEGNLARQLETYTQAVRTIDPMKAVGKPHTLWVALAKLFETHNGINDARVIFDEAVQVGYKAVDNLASVWCEWAEMELRHKNFKVALDVMRRATAEPSVEVKRRVTADGNEPVQIKLHKSLRLWTFYVDLEESLGTLESTRAVYERILDLRIATPQIIINYAMLLEDHKYFEDAFKVYERGVKIFKYPHVKDIWVTYLSKFVKRYGKSKLERARELFEHAVEMAPAESVKPLYLQYAKLEEDYGLAKRAMSVYDQATKAVPACEKLSMYQIYIARVAEIFGVPKTREIYEQAIESGLPDKDAKTMCIKYAELEKSLGERDRSRGVYKHASEFADPRCDADFWCKWHEFEVQHGNEDTFREMLRIKRSVTAKYSQSHILLPEYMMQKDLKPNSEEAMDPQKRNGILGDDMAALERQLAPPTNDAAAKDSTRMLGFVSAGVESQTEGGLMVAANKEDIELPDESDSEDEGNIEIPQKDIPETVYGGIRKRSAEDEDGDKGKEEEDKLGALVRIKRMKLGS; from the exons ATGGCGTCTGAAAATAAACGTCATAACACCCTCAAAGCTCTCCCCGGAAGCTACAAGCTCTGGTACGCTTATTTACGACGTCGTCTCGAATTGGTTCGAAACTTTCCCATTACTCATTACGAATATAAATCGCTTAATAATACTTTCGAAAGGGCTTTAGTTACTATGCATAAAATGCCGAGGATTTGGATTATGTATTTGTCGACTTTGACTGATCAGAAGTTAGTAACGGCGACTAGGCAGTGTTTCGATAGGGCATTGTGTGCGTTGCCTGTTACGCAGCACGGTAGGGTTTGGGAGATTTATTTGGCGTTTGTGAGGCAAAGAGGGGTTCCGATTGAGACGGCGTTGAGGGTTTATAGGAGGTATTTGGAGTATGATCCCAGCCAAATTGAGGAGTTGATTGAGTTTTTGGTGGACTCGGAATTGTGGCAGGAGGCGGCGGAGAGGTTGGCGGGGGTTTTGAATGACGATACGTTTTGTTCGATTAAAGGGAAGACGAAGCATGAGTTGTGGTTGGAGTTGTGTGATTTGTTGACCCAGCGTGCCAATGAGATCTCGGGGTTGAATGTGGATGGGATTATTAGGGGTGGGATTAGGAGGTTTACGGATGAGGTTGGGAGGTTGTGGATATCGTTGGCGGATTATTACATTAGGAGGAAGTTGTTGATGAAGGCGAGGGATGTTTTTGAAGAGGGGATGACAATGGTTATGACTGTGAGGGATTTTAGTGTGTTTTTTGATGCGTATTTGCAGTTTGAAGAGAGTATGCTTGCTTTGAAGATGGAAGATATGAGTGAGAGTGAGGAAGAGGAGGGGGAAGGATCGATGGTTGAGGAGGAGGACGATGATGAAGGGGATCGGTTGAATGTTGGAGATATTAAGTTGAAGATTAAAAAGCTTTGGCTGTCGGATGATAGAGATTTGAATTTACGGTTAGCTCGGTTGGAAGATCTTATGGATAGGAGGCCAGAATTAGCTAATAGTGTGCTGCTTAGGCAAAACCCTCATAATGTGGAACAGTGGCATAGGAGAGTTAAGATATTTGAAGGTAACCTTGCTAGGCAACTGGAGACCTATACGCAAGCTGTACGGACTATTGATCCGATGAAAGCTGTGGGAAAGCCTCATACTCTGTGGGTTGCCTTGGCTAAATTGTTTGAGACTCACAATGGTATCAATGATGCTAGGGTGATATTTGATGAGGCTGTACAAGTAGGCTACAAAGCTGTGGATAATTTGGCTAGTGTTTGGTGTGAATGGGCAGAGATGGAACTAAGACACAAAAATTTTAAGGTAGCACTTGACGTGATGAGGCGGGCTACAGCTGAACCATCAGTTGAGGTCAAACGTAGAGTGACTGCTGATGGCAATGAACCTGTTCAGATAAAGCTGCACAAGTCCCTCAGGCTTTGGACATTCTATGTTGACTTGGAGGAGAGCTTAGGTACCTTGGAGTCAACTCGTGCAGTGTATGAGAGGATATTGGACCTAAGGATCGCCACACCCcaaattataatcaattatgCTATGCTCTTGGAAGACCACAAGTACTTCGAGGATGCTTTTAAGGTCTATGAGCGAGGCGTGAAGATATTTAAATATCCACATGTAAAGGATATATGGGTGACTTATCTTTCTAAATTTGTTAAAAGATACGGAAAGTCGAAGCTTGAACGAGCCAGAGAGCTATTTGAGCATGCTGTTGAAATGGCTCCAGCTGAATCAGTGAAGCCTTTGTATTTACAATATGCTAAATTGGAAGAGGATTACGGTCTAGCCAAGCGAGCAATGAGTGTTTATGATCAAGCAACAAAGGCTGTTCCTGCCTGTGAAAAATTGAGTATGTACCAAATATACATAGCCCGCGTGGCTGAAATATTCGGGGTACCAAAAACTAGGGAAATATATGAGCAAGCAATAGAATCTGGGCTTCCAGACAAGGATGCTAAAACAATGTGTATAAAATATGCTGAACTTGAGAAGAGTTTAGGAGAGAGAGATCGCTCGCGTGGAGTATACAAGCATGCATCTGAGTTCGCAGATCCAAGATGTGATGCAGACTTTTGGTGCAAGTGGCATGAATTTGAGGTTCAACATGGTAATGAAGATACTTTTAGGGAGATGCTACGTATCAAAAGGAGTGTTACTGCAAAGTATAGTCAGTCGCACATTCTTCTTCCTGAGTATATGATGCAAAAGGATCTAAAGCCTAATTCAGAGGAAGCAATGGACCCTCAGAAGAGAAATGGAATTCTTGGTGATGATATGGCTGCTCTTGAGAGGCAACTAGCACCTCCTACAAATGATGCTGCCGCTAAGGATAGCACACGGATGCTGGGCTTTGTGAGCGCAGGAGTTGAGTCGCAGACCGAAGGAGGTCTGATGGTTGCTGCTAATAAAGAAGACATAGAGCTGCCAGATGAAAGTGATAGTGAGGACGAAGGTAATATTGAGATCCCCCAGAAAGATATTCCAGAAACAGTTTATGGTGGTATACGGAAAAGATCCGCAGAAGATGAAGATGGTGACAAGGGTAAGGAGGAGGAAGATAAACTTGGTGCTCTTGTGCGTATAAAAAGAATGAAGCTAG GGTCATAA
- the LOC108193160 gene encoding pentatricopeptide repeat-containing protein At4g20740: MLKMPPQTPPTNKLYFYYGHRKPTQNRPTVHGGLFTNRRTVNPHKPPISTRPTSFNFDNWDPDSPQLAQPITDPSAHFFSVAQSLSPIARYIVDSFRKHGQWGPQVVSDLNKLRRVTPKLVAEVLKVQDDPRLSSKFFHWAGKQKGYKHDFACYNALAYCLNRNNQFRAADQVPELMNMQGKAPTEKQFEILIRMHADANRGLRVYHVYEKMKKFGVRPRVFLYNRILDALVKTNHVNLAMTVYDDFRNEGLVEESITYMILVKGLCKEGRINEVSELLNLMREKLCKPDVFAYTAMVRVLVSEGNLDGCLRIWEEMLNDKVLPDVMAYSTLILGLCKGNRVLKGYELFKEMKERKYLIDRVIYGSLIEAFVGEGKIGLACDLLKDLMDSGYRADLAIYNSLIKGLCCANHIEKAHKLFQVTVQEDLQPDFVTIKPMLVSFAESKNLDDFCKLLVEVQKLGFNVIDDLGRFFSFMVEKEDRVMIAVEVFDHLKLKEYCSISIYNIIMEALYHIGEVDQALLLFRELKNLHFEPDLSSYNIGIRCFTEIGDIQEACSCYNMIKQRSLVPSSGAYYSLVKGLCKTGYIDEAMMLIRDCLANVTNGPMEFKYSLAILHMCKKNDAGKVIEVLDEMVQQGMLLDEVIYSAIVCGMCEHGTIDEARKVFTYLRDCKLLTEADLIVYDEVLVDHTKTKTADLMLSGLKFFGLESKLKSKGCKLLPS, encoded by the exons ATGCTAAAAATGCCTCCCCAAACTCCACCCACCAACAAGCTATACTTCTACTACGGCCACCGTAAACCCACCCAAAACCGCCCCACCGTCCACGGCGGCCTTTTCACCAACCGCCGTACCGTCAACCCTCATAAACCCCCCATTTCGACCCGACCCACCTCCTTCAATTTCGACAATTGGGACCCGGATTCACCTCAATTAGCTCAACCCATCACTGACCCATCTGCCCATTTCTTCTCTGTAGCTCAATCTTTATCCCCAATTGCTCGTTACATTGTTGATTCCTTTAGAAAACATGGTCAGTGGGGCCCACAGGTTGTTTCGGATCTTAATAAGCTCAGACGGGTCACTCCTAAACTTGTTGCTGAAGTACTTAAAGTTCAGGATGATCCAAGACTGTCTTCTAAGTTCTTTCACTGGGcag GTAAGCAAAAAGGATATAAACATGATTTTGCGTGTTACAATGCTTTAGCTTATTGTTTGAATCGAAATAATCAGTTTCGGGCAGCCGATCAAGTGCCTGAGCTAATGAACATGCAAGGGAAAGCGCCTACTGAGAAACAGTTTGAAATTTTGATTAGGATGCATGCTGATGCTAATAGGGGTCTTAGAGTGTACCATGTGTATGAAAAGATGAAAAAGTTTGGAGTTCGACCGCGGGTTTTTTTGTATAATAGGATACTAGATGCTTTGGTGAAAACCAATCATGTCAATTTAGCAATGACAGTTTATGATGACTTTAGAAATGAGGGACTGGTGGAGGAGAGTATTACTTACATGATATTAGTAAAGGGTTTATGCAAGGAAGGACGGATCAATGAGGTTTCCGAACTTTTGAATCTCATGAGGGAAAAGTTATGTAAACCGGATGTTTTTGCATACACCGCAATGGTGCGTGTGTTGGTTTCAGAGGGTAACTTAGATGGGTGTTTGAGAATTTGGGAAGAAATGCTGAATGACAAGGTTCTTCCGGATGTTATGGCTTACTCAACTTTAATTCTAGGGTTATGCAAAGGAAATCGGGTTTTAAAAGGTTATGAATTGTTTAAGGAGATGAAAGAGAGGAAGTATTTGATTGATAGAGTTATTTATGGATCCTTGATCGAGGCATTTGTTGGGGAAGGGAAGATTGGCCTGGCATGTGATTTGCTGAAGGATTTGATGGACTCCGGATATAGGGCCGACTTGGCTATATATAATTCACTTATAAAAGGTTTGTGTTGTGCCAACCACATTGAAAAGGCCCACAAACTTTTTCAAGTCACTGTTCAAGAGGATTTACAACCAGATTTTGTAACGATAAAACCTATGCTAGTTTCTTTTGCAGAGTCAAAGAATTTAGATGACTTCTGCAAATTGCTTGTTGAGGTTCAAAAACTTGGTTTTAATGTCATTGATGATCTTGGtagatttttttcatttatggtGGAGAAAGAGGATAGAGTAATGATAGCTGTAGAAGTGTTTGACCACTTAAAGCTGAAAGAGTATTGTAGTATTTcaatatacaatattattatgGAAGCTCTTTATCATATTGGGGAGGTTGATCAGGCACTACTTCTATTTCGTGAGTTGAAGAATTTACATTTTGAACCTGACTTGTCAAGTTACAACATTGGGATAAGATGTTTTACTGAAATAGGTGACATCCAAGAAGCATGTTCCTGCTATAATATGATAAAGCAGAGGTCTTTAGTTCCCTCTAGTGGGGCCTATTATTCTCTCGTTAAAGGGCTTTGCAAAACTGGGTATATTGATGAAGCTATGATGCTTATTCGTGATTGCTTAGCCAATGTTACAAATGGTCCAATGGAGTTTAAGTATAGTCTAGCTATTCTCCATATGTGTAAAAAAAATGATGCAGGAAAGGTAATagaagttttagatgagatggTGCAACAGGGTATGCTTCTGGATGAAGTTATATATTCCGCTATTGTCTGTGGCATGTGCGAACATGGTACGATAGATGAGGCGAGGAAAGTCTTCACCTATTTGAGAGATTGTAAACTTTTAACTGAAGCCGACTTGATAGTTTATGATGAAGTACTTGTTGACCACACAAAGACGAAGACAGCAGACTTGATGCTTTCTGGACTGAAATTTTTTGGTCTGGAGtctaaactaaaatcaaaaGGCTGTAAACTTTTACCAAGTTAA
- the LOC108194819 gene encoding eukaryotic translation initiation factor 4G has translation MSYNQSRVDKNEPPQYRKTGRLGPRYSGGGKGGGGGGGGGNSHPPSNRSFKKSNNNVQGGQYRVSGGSVGSNSSNAASADGAGSAAGVGNGAHSQMQSHGVPVSDTPVGVKPTDTSTQKSSNQGVPKAPVTNNSAINSGPVAHSTPEKGEGAFPLQFGSISPGLMQMPVRTSSAPPTLDEQKQEQACYDSLGGAPVIPIQANPKHMPKKHYGPIDQSNDVEGHSISEVRRDAQVSAGPPSAQTQMTSHHPVPGLPRPLPFHQVPIPIQSSGPNSQLHHHGMMTGSVPMPIQIPLQMGSPRLQPQVYAQNLQSRLMQPQGVMPQNQNINFSSQLGTHLPPRGMGMNIAPQFLTQHPGNLGSPRRAVKITHPETHEELMLAQRTNGQQKAGSSDPRSHPYISGHNSPPLTSTQITPNSQVSRLSDQVMSKPAAKSHTEKNAESSQPINSPSAEKKPSKIPSPRKEASSIYTQVDPTNIDKRSSQQSKPTLMPVPGGPTVEVSAVDSMTMNTSSSASSLHAKHHPSAVQGTTEGTRKDMVNRSNENEDDKRMPSKKSHSLTQKQVLHSFETSDNGKQVGEIKSHNEDSNILVKKYSRDFLMKFSERCVDLPKGFEITSGIAEVLTVCSGNVARDESFPGPGRNVERLMGGPRLHRHGSGLGDDRWNKGQGSLGPGRDLRLDSGYGNQGANFVGSRPGKAGNYGITKNQHGQFPVQYSGGILSGQMQYTGPQVGLQRTISDSDRWQKAANFQKGLMPSPQTPLQVMHRAERKYEIGKITDEEQAKQRQLKGILNKLTPQNFDRLFEQVKQVNIDNAGTLTGVISQIFDKALMEPTFCEMYANFCYHLSGELPDFSEDNEKITFKRLLLNKCQEEFERGEREQEEANRPEEEGQTMQSDEEREEKRIQARRRMLGNIRLIGELYKKKMLTERIMHECIKKLLGQYQNPDEEDVEALCKLMSTIGEMIDHPKAKVHMDAYFDMMAKLSNNMKLSSRVRFMLKDSIDLRKNKWQQRRKVEGPKKIEEVHRDAANERQAQSNRLTRGPGTGSSYRRQQPIDFAPRGSNISPSPKTQMGGFRGLPQQPRGYGAQDVRPNEKHPFENRLSVPLPQRPLGDDSITLGPQGGLARGMSSRGQPSISNVSDTRKISTVPNSHGSVPNHPANASREEYVPKISSEKFLSPPANDQINSFDINMNHGRREVQNYTNTVVTSRPVTPPTKSKESHSIESVSCEKVWPEEQLQKMSMEAIKEFYSAKDEKELALCVKDLNAPSFYPSMISIWVTDSFERKDMERDLLAKLLVNLAKPHNAMFSQAELVKGFESVLASLEDAVTDAPKAADFLGGIFAKVILENVISITEIGRLIYEGGEEQGRLVEIGLAAEVIGSVLEIIQTEKGDPVLDEIRSSSNLQLENFRPPNFKKSLRRSMAEKNLHDNIIRLLVRVKPIFLKGIVDNLSVAQRQWAVENGFEKVLLFNIKESP, from the exons ATGTCCTACAATCAATCAAGGGTTGACAAGAACGAGCCGCCGCAGTATAGAAAAACAGGCCGTTTGGGTCCTCGTTATTCGGGCGGTGGTAAGGGAGGaggaggaggtggtggtggtgggaaTTCCCATCCACCTTCGAACAGAAG CTTTAAGAAGAGTAACAATAATGTGCAAGGAGGGCAATATAGAGTTAGTGGCGGGAGTGTCGGCTCGAATAGTAGTAATGCTGCTTCTGCCGATGGTGCTGGTTCAGCTGCTGGTGTGGGCAATGGTGCACATTCGCAAATGCAATCACATG GTGTACCCGTGTCTGATACACCTGTTGGTGTCAAGCCGACTGATACATCGACTCAGAAGAGCAGCAACCAGGGTGTACCAAAAGCTCCAGTAACAAATAATTCGGCTATTAACTCTGGCCCTGTTGCTCACTCGACTCCTGAGAAAG GTGAAGGAGCTTTTCCTCTCCAATTTGGATCTATAAGTCCTGGTTTAATGCAG aTGCCTGTTAGAACTAGCTCTGCACCTCCCACTTTGGATGAGCAAAAGCAGGAACAG GCTTGCTATGATTCCTTAGGAGGGGCTCCTGTAATACCAATTCAAGCCAATCCGAAACATATGCCTAAAAAGCATTATGGCCCTATTGACCAATCTAATGATGTCGAAGGTCATTCTATCTCTGAAGTTAGAAGAGATGCACAAGTCTCAGCTGGTCCACCATCAGCCCAAACTCAGATGACTTCTCATCATCCTGTTCCTGGGTTGCCGAGGCCATTGCCGTTTCACCAGGTACCCATACCAATTCAATCTAGTGGTCCAAATTCACAACTGCATCATCATGGCATGATGACTGGTTCTGTGCCGATGCCTATTCAAATACCTTTGCAAATGGGAAGTCCTCGATTACAGCCGCAGGTATATGCTCAAAACTTGCAATCCCGTCTGATGCAACCTCAAGGAGTCATGCCACAGAACCAGAACATCAATTTTTCATCTCAATTGGGGACCCACTTGCCTCCACGTGGCATGGGAATGAACATCGCACCTCAATTTCTAACACAGCATCCAGGAAATTTGGGTAGTCCTCGTAGAGCTGTGAAGATTACTCATCCAGAGACCCATGAAGAGCTAATGTTAGCTCAGAGGACTAATGGCCAGCAAAAGGCTGGATCTTCGGACCCGCGGTCACATCCTTATATATCAG gtCATAATTCTCCTCCTCTAACTAGTACGCAAATTACTCCAAACTCACAGGTTTCAAGGTTATCTGATCAG GTCATGTCGAAACCAGCAGCCAAATCACATACAGAGAAAAATGCTGAATCTTCACAGCCAATCAACTCACCTTCTGCTGAGAAGAAACCGTCCAAAATTCCCAGTCCACGCAAGGAAGCTAGCTCAATTTATACTCAAGTGGATCCTACAAATATAGATAAGAGGTCTTCACAGCAGTCAAAACCTACATTGATGCCTGTTCCAGGTGGACCGACAGTAGAAGTATCTGCCGTGGATAGCATGACAATGAACACATCGTCCTCTGCTTCTAGTTTACATGCAAAGCATCACCCATCGGCTGTCCAAGGTACTACCGAAGGTACAAGAAAGGATATGGTAAATAGATCAAATGAGAATGAAGATGATAAAAGGATGCCTAGCAAGAAAAGTCACTCTCTTACTCAAAAGCAGGTACTACACTCTTTTGAAACTTCAGACAACGGGAAGCAAGTAGGCGAAATTAAATCGCATAATGAGGACTCCAACATATTGGTCAAAAAGTATTCTAGAGATTTTCTTATGAAATTTTCAGAAAGATGTGTAGATCTTCCCAAGGGGTTCGAGATCACTTCAGGTATTGCAGAAGTATTGACAGTGTGTTCCGGAAATGTTGCTCGTGATGAATCATTCCCGGGTCCAGGAAGAAATGTTGAAAGGCTAATGGGGGGACCTCGGTTGCATCGCCATGGAAGTGGCTTGGGTGATGATAGGTGGAATAAGGGACAAGGATCCCTAGGCCCTGGACGAGATTTGCGGTTGGATTCTGGATATGGAAACCAGGGGGCTAATTTTGTTGGTTCTCGGCCTGGGAAGGCTGGGAACTATGGTATTACAAAGAACCAACATGGACAATTTCCAGTTCAATATTCTGGTGGAATCCTATCCGGGCAAATGCAATATACGGGTCCTCAGGTAGGTCTGCAGCGAACTATCTCTGATTCCGACAGATGGCAGAAGGCAGCTAATTTTCAGAAAGGTCTAATGCCTTCTCCTCAGACTCCTTTACAGGTCATGCATAGAGCTGAGAGGAAGTACGAAATAGGAAAGATAACTGACGAGGAACAAGCTAAACAAAGGCAGTTAAAGGGTATTCTAAATAAGTTAACTCCACAAAACTTTGATCGACTATTCGAGCAAGTCAAACAAGTTAATATTGACAATGCTGGTACTTTAACTGGTGTGATATCCCAAATATTTGATAAAGCTCTGATGGAACCGACATTTTGTGAAATGTATGCTAACTTCTGCTATCATCTTTCTGGGGAGTTGCCTGATTTTAGTGAAGACAATGagaaaattacttttaaaagGCTACTTCTTAACAAGTGCCAGGAGGAATTCGAGAGAGGTGAGAGGGAACAAGAAGAAGCTAACAGGCCTGAAGAGGAAGGTCAGACTATGCAGTCTGACGAAGAAAGGGAAGAAAAGAGAATCCAGGCACGAAGGCGAATGTTGGGCAACATCAGACTAATTGGGGAATTATACAAGAAAAAGATGTTGACAgagagaatcatgcatgaatgCATTAAAAAACTGTTGGGTCAGTATCAAAATCCTGATGAGGAAGATGTAGAAGCATTGTGCAAACTAATGAGCACAATTGGAGAGATGATTGACCATCCTAAAGCCAAGGTCCACATGGATGCATATTTCGACATGATGGCCAAGCTgtctaataacatgaaactttCTTCTAGGGTGAGGTTCATGCTGAAGGACTCAATTGACTTGCGGAAGAATAAATGGCAGCAGAGGAGGAAAGTTGAAGGGCCAAAAAAGATCGAGGAAGTGCATAGAGATGCTGCCAATGAACGGCAAGCTCAATCTAATAGGCTGACTCGTGGACCAGGCACCGGATCGTCTTATAGACGCCAGCAACCCATAGACTTTGCTCCAAGAGGATCGAATATATCACCTTCTCCCAAGACACAAATGGGTGGTTTTCGTGGGTTACCCCAACAACCACGTGGATATGGTGCTCAAGATGTTCGGCCGAATGAGAAACACCCTTTCGAAAACAGGTTATCAGTTCCATTGCCCCAGAGGCCTCTTGGTGATGACTCTATTACCCTTGGCCCCCAAGGTGGCCTTGCAAGGGGAATGTCGAGTAGAGGGCAACCATCAATATCAAACGTTTCCGACACCAGAAAAATTTCTACCGTTCCGAACAGTCATGGGTCTGTACCAAATCATCCAGCTAATGCTTCAAGAGAAGAATATGTACCGAAAATTTCTTCAGAAAAGTTTCTCAGCCCGCCCGCTAATGACCAGATAAATTCATTCGATATAAATATGAATCATGGACGCAGGGAAGTACAAAATTACACTAACACTGTCGTTACATCTCGCCCAGTTACACCTCCAACCAAAAGCAAAGAATCACATTCCATTGAAAGTGTTTCTTGTGAAAAGGTGTGGCCAGAAGAACAACTGCAAAAGATGTCAATGGAAGCCATCAAAGAATTTTACAG TGCCAAAGATGAGAAGGAACTTGCTCTGTGTGTCAAAGATTTGAATGCTCCCAGCTTTTATCCTTCAATGATATCTATCTGGGTAACTGATTCCTTCGAGAGGAAAGACATGGAAAGGGATTTACTGGCAAAGCTTCTCGTGAATCTTGCAAAACCTCATAATGCCATGTTCAGTCAAGCTGAACTTGTTAAAGG GTTTGAATCAGTTCTAGCTAGTTTAGAGGATGCTGTAACTGATGCCCCGAAAGCAGCAGACTTTCTTGGCGGTATCTTTGCCAAAGTCATTTTAGAAAATGTGATTTCAATAACAGAAATTGGGAGGCTAATATATGAGGGTGGGGAGGAACAGGGACGACTAGTAGAAATAGGCCTTGCAGCTGAAGTCATTGGAAGCGTCCTGGAGATCATACAAACAGAAAAAGGTGATCCTGTCCTGGATGAAATTCGCTCCTCCTCCAATCTGCAGCTAGAAAACTTTCGGCCTCCAAACTTTAAAAAGTCGTTGAG GCGTTCAATGGCGGAGAAGAATCTCCATGACAACATCATCCGTTTGTTGGTTCGAGTAAAACCTATCTTCTTAAAGGGAATCGTGGACAATCTTTCAGTTGCACAAAGGCAGTGGGCTGTGGAAAATGGATTCGAAAAAGTTCTACTTTTCAACATCAAAGAATCTCCATGA